ATTTGTatgataataaattaataatactgGGTGATACTATTTAATTTTATTCTTACAAATTGCTGTCCCCGAATAAGGTTGGAAAATATCAAATCTAACtacatattatatttattatatatgctTTTCAAAATCTAAATTAGACCAAGttaggaaaaaaaaattcaaaaaaaaagttAGGAAAAAAGAAAGATTTGTTATTTACATACAGTAAAAAAATAAAATCATCATAGTTTTTTTCATTAATTTAGGAAGGAAGAACACTGTGTGGTATATTACTATAGTGGAGCTTTGTAGGGCTTTTGACGTAAAACAAAACATATTGGTTGCTGACAAATAAGCACAGCCCAAAGGCCCACAAAGCAAATTAAACCTAACATacccttatttattttatttttttggaaaaaaaaaagtTGGAACATGCTTCGATGAAGTCAGAAAAGAAATTTCTCTAGCCATAATTTGAAGAAGAAGACAGGAAAATGCATTTTTCCTATACAAGGATATCAAATTAGGAACACATCAACTAAGTAACGTTGTAAAAGTGATTAGCCGGATAGTCGACTATCCATTTTTTTTGTATAATttgattaaaaacaaaaaaattaggaGCACATCTACTACCTCCATCCTTAATTAATTGTCATATTTTTTAtacaatttatataaaaaaaatgacaaTTAATCAGGGACGGAAGGAGTATCAATAACGAGACACAGGAATGGTTTTCCAAGAGTCCTAATTACCAAACCAAGATAATAATATGATGATTAAGATACCGTCCTTGAAAGTTCGAATCCCCTTAACGTAAAAAAAAAATCCACAATTTTCATTTCAAAGGAAGGGTACCCTTGTGTTGATAACAGGTATCTTCATCAACGCTCTTTCATCATTGTGAGTGTTAATTGTATCACTCATCTGTTGTGTGAAATTCACAATTCATTAAATCTTATCATTCAGATTCTAATTAACAACTGTCTTATCGTATATGGAGAGAGTATAGTGTTTGGCCTAGTTAGGTACGCAGCCACTTATTTATGTATCAATCTAGATTTGAAAGAGGAAATTAAACGTGCAATCATGTCAATTTAGTCAAACCCACGACTCACCCTCTCAAgataaatctttttttttttgagGATCCTCTAAAGATAAATCCATACACTAATATTTACAatcatcattattttagtattataagtAAAGCAAACAAACAAAACAACTAGCCATGTGAATAATTGTATATGATTGCAAACAAGACATGGGAACCCATGTGACTGCTACTCCATATCCTATAATATGTACCATGTTCTCTGCAAATCATAATATTCATACAACAACTACCCAATATTCGAACCCCAAAGGGGTCGAACCCAAGTCCTGGCGAATGAACTTTTACCGTGAGATTAATCTTTTCCGGGAATCATTCGAGTAATGCCTAAACAGCATTGTAATGACAAACTTCTGACTAAGCTTCTGTGAAACCAACTTCTAAACAAAATATTTACATACATATGACCATAGCAAATCCTTCTCTAAAATGAATGAAAGCCGACACTTTTTACCAGATTACTGTTCTATAAAAGATATTCATGGTCACTAGCACTAATAACAAATAAAGACAAACAGTAGAAGCTCACAAACAGAGCCCCAGCCAGCTCTCCAATTGAATATTCATGAAAGTGACACATCTAGAACTACATAAACTGCATTACAGCTCATTGAAGACGACGTCTTCTGCAAATTGATCCTAAATTATTTTCGGTCGGAAGCGATCAAAATATCACTTCCCAAGGAAAAAGACACCTATACTGTAAAACAGCTCACTGAAGAAGCTCTTCCACGAGTTGATCCTAAAGAATTTTTGGTCGGGAGTGATCAAACATATATAGCAAAATCAGAAACCCCACGAAAATTTTTCATTCCATCATATCCAAGCAATGATTGAACTCAAGACTGGATTGATTAAAGAAAAACCGATAAGCACTATCTTGTAAATCTATACCGAGTACAAAAAACTAAATCAACCAACCAAAAACACAGTAAAAAAAAAATCCCCAACTTGGATCATAATAAAAAACATTTTGTCAGCAGCCAATCTAATTCTGTTACACCAAAATCCTAACTACACCTATCCTAGAAAATATTATAAGAAAAAGCACTAATCCACCATGATCACTAAACCCTAACCTTTATCCAGAGAAATAGGATTGGCAAGCAGCAAACCCAtcatctccttcttcttcctcATCTCCACAACCTTCCTGTGTGAATTGGAATGCAACTTGTTGGAAAACGTTGGACTGCTAGCAGGACGGTACTCAGGAACCAGACGGCCGGACTTAAAACGTACCCCACAAGCATTACACAGCGTCTTAGGCCCCATCGGACCGGCACGCCATTGCGGTGTCTCCTGAGACCCACAATGCAAGCATTTCCTTCCCCCGATCACTCTGCAGGATTTCTTATTAGCAGTAGGAGTGACACTTTTCAGTATGATCAGCTCTTTGCTTCTCCACCAAGGTTCGTGATTTTCACATCTCCTCCGCCTGCTGCGGCGTTTCCTTACCGGAGCTGGTAAACCGACGCAGCAGCTCGTGATTAAACTGGTGGCGCTACCAGTTGTGGTGGTTGTGGTGCTCGTCGGGCTGGTGATGGTTTCGAGTACTGAAACTGGGCTTTGTTGCTTTGAAAGCTCGTTGTTCGGATGTTGCAAGAGGATTTCGTCGACGGAAGGAAACGCATCTTTGTTCGATAGCCATTCTAACTCTTCTTCTGCAAATTCCTGTAACGTAAAAAAACAAAATCTCAGAGACCGAGTCGAGTTGAGCCGAGTCAACTCGCTTGACACGAGCGAGTTACAAAAAAGACCAAAGGACAGTTTTGACTTTCGCAGGAGTCACGTGTGAAATGCAAGTTGAGAGGGGAGTGGccatttattttaatttattttatttattggcGCGTAACTAATAAAAATCATGTGAAACAACAGCTCAGCCGAATAAATGAGTCCATTAGAATAATTGAAATTCCCAAATTGCCCTCGATTTTTTGTACGAAAGAATTAGGGCTGGGATGGCAAAAATGTCGTTTGACAAAGATAAGGGAAGTTGTTGCCGTCGGTCGTCAATTTTGACTCTTTGAGAAAAACCAAGTCCGAATTCACACCGAGTCGGCCGAGTGAATCCGGTTTTCCGGTCCCAAAAAATTCACCGTGTAGACGGAGGGAAAATGAAGCAGAGAACCGAATTCGTATATACTATCACCGTCccaaaataaatacaaatttttaCATATAATTTACATTGAAAAATTTGTATCTATTTAGGAAAGGTTGTATATGATATTAATTGAAAACTTACAGGTAAGGAACATGGTTTTTCCCGGCAGTTGTCTTCGTCGTCGTCGATATCGGAGGCAAAATCAAGGAGGAGGTCGTCCATGAAACAGGCTACTGAGTCCATTTTTTTTCTAACAGAGCGACGCCGATAGAGATTATAAGAGATAGTCGGAGAGAGAATATTTGGGTTGGAGAGAGGGAGAGAAAAGAAAAGGTATAGGCGTTGAAAATATTATCAAAGATATGGAAGGTTTCTTTTGGCAAAACGAGGGTATGGATGTCGTTTTATCAAAATACTCTATATGTTTAACTGTCCATAAATAAAATATTTCATTCAAAGTTCGAAAAGTAATTGGTTTTGAAATGGAAATTAAAAAACAAGATAAAAAAAACCAGTAAAAAGGGAACGAATTTGAAATATTACGACCTATCCCACAAAAGGGAAAGACACATCTTTTCAGGTAAAAAAACAAAAATCAAAGGTAAGGAAAGGAAAGGAAAAGAAATATTAAAATACTTTAAAAATGGGTTTTGTTTAAGATTGAATCATCTTAATTTTAACATTTTAAGAgtaattatcttttaattttattaatgttattatttcttTTAAATCATTTATAGTATTATTTAAAAACATTAACGATGACTCAAAAAAATTGTCTTCACACGTGACATAAATGTATGTGGCATAGATCGTAACTCTCAAAATTGggaatatgaatatatgttttcagAGCAGCTTCATTTGAGGAAGAGATATTATTGACAACATAGTCATTGCTCGTGAATTAGTTCACCATATTCGACATTTTAAAAATAAGAAAGGTATCATGATTTGTAAATTGGATCTTGAGAAGATTTATGATCGTATTGATTGGAATTTTTTTCATAACACATTATCTGATTTTGATTTTTCTAACTTGATCTTGAAGTTAATCATGGATTGTGTTACCCGCATGTCAGTATCTATTCTCTGGAATGGAGAGCAACTGCCTGCATTTCGTCCTCAACGTGGAATTTGCCAGGGAGATCTCCTCTCTCCCTATCTATTTGTTTTTTGTATGGAGAAATTTGTGGGCTATGATTTATGAAAGTGTTTTGGTTGGAAATTGGAGTCCTATTGAGTGCTCTTGTGGAGGTCCCGAAATTTCTCATCTCTTCTTTGCTGACGATGTGATTCTCTGCTCTAAAACTACTACTCGACAAGTTTCAGTTGTTCAAAATGTAGTGGCTGAATTTTGTATGGCTTCTGGCATGAAAGTAAATAGAACCAAGCCTCGCATGGTTACTAATAAGCATGTGCCTCGTAATATTAAAAGATCAATTGAAGATTCTTTGGGACTACAATTTTCTGATAATTTAGGAAAATATTTAAGCATGTTCATGGATGGAGGTCAATTTCAGAGAATGCAGTACGATCGAATTCGATACCGTTTTCAGAGCAAGTTATCTACGTGGAAGTCTAGGTTCCTCAATTTTGCTGGCCGAGTCACTCTAGAGAAATCTGTTCTTAATTCCATTCCAACGTATTACATGCAGTCTATGTGGATTCCTGAAACTATATGTGCCACTCTTGACGGGATCACTAGGAAATTTATATGGAGCTTCGATGGAGAAAAGCGAGGTATTCATTTAATACACTGGAATGTCGTCTCATCTCCTCGTTCGGCAGGTGGTCTTGGCATCCGTGAAACAAGGTCAATGAATATTGCAATGCTAGGGAAACTCATCTGGAGCATTCTATTAGGAGAAAAAAAGCTTTGGATTCAGATTGTTCGAACTAACTACATGGGAATGGACGGCTTTTCATATCGAGTTTCTTCAGGGAACTCAGTCTCTCTTTGGTTCTATAATTGGAGTGGACATGGTCCTCTTGCGAATTTTGTAGCTGAGATTGAAGAAATAGATCAAGATCTTATGCTCTCTGATGTTTTGACATCCCAGGGTCAGATTTCCTTAGAAAATATTGACAATGTAGTTTCTCAAGCAGTAGTAGATACATTCCTTGTTTTCCATATATCCAATTTGGGTGTCCTTGAAGACCAATTAATTTGGAGAGCGTCTACAGATGGTAAGTATTCAGTGAAAACCGAATTTAGATGGTTACGGCATGATGCTTTGCATATTATAGAGGGAGATTGGAGTTGGTTATGGCATTTAGATTGTCCTAAAAAAATTCGTCATTTGGATTGACTAATTTCTCACAATCGGATTTGCATTAATTCTCTACTTTCTCATCGTGGTATTCTCTCTATCTCTCTTTGCACTCGTTGTCGTTTGGGTGATGAAGATGCGTTACATTTGTTACGGGATTGTCCGAAATCTCTTGAAATATGGAGGTTCGCATTTGAAGGGGTCATTCCAGTTGGGTTTTTCAAGGAGATGtctcttcttggtttaaatcttggAGCACCAATCGTTCTAGAGCTAGCAGTGGCCATCGGATAAACATTATTTTCCTAGCTGCTATATGGATAGTTTGGATTATTCGCAATAAAGAAGTGCTGGGTGGTGAAATTCTCACTAATATTGTACAAATCCGTTTCCTACGTGAGCTCATTCATGATTGTGTTAAATTTTTTTCTTCAACAACTCGTCAGGTTTCCCGTCCGATTCGTTTCGTACAATGGTCTCCTCCGATTGGTAATACAATATGTTTGAACATTGATGGAAGTTCTCTTGAAAACCTAGGACCATATGGTGTTGGAGGAATTTCTCGTAGGAAGATGGATTTTTGGTTTCTCAAGTTTTGTTGGTAAACTTACAAATCTTAAGTGTGAATTATTAGCAATCTATCATGGTTTGAACATGGCTTTGAATTTACAATTTCGGGAATTGTTTGTTTACACAGACTTTAAGAATGCTCTTCACGTAATTAGTATTCGAGATTGGAAATACCATCCGTATGCAACTGTGATTTGTGATATAAAATGTCTTCTATAACGAGATTGGCAGAATTCTATGTTTCATACTCTTCGAGAAAGAAACCAACTAACTGATCTATTGGTAAAGAAAGGAAGTTCAAATCGTGCGGAATGGACAACCTGAAAATCCCTACCCACTAATGCTTGCCTATTATTCTTACAAATATGACTTGAGTGGGTGTTGTTAGGGTTTAAGTCCCTCTGATTTTTTCCTTtcttttgtttctttattttttgaagttgctgatatatatatatatatatatatatataaaaagctgGATACATTATATTCTTGGATGAGTAAGAAAGATCAATTGTTTTATACTATATCCGTTTCAGTTTCATATAATAGGTAgtgatatttttatattttcagaTAAATTTAAATAGATATTTATctgacaaaatatatatttatctgaCAAAATATATATTTACTCTAAACATATAAAATATAATCtattataacaaaaaaaaaaagagtaataaATTgtgaaattattataattatctgaCCGTATAAAGAAAAAAGATGAAAATTATCTATGGAAATGATTATTAAAGCATCAACGCGAAACTTCTGATTGATACTCCATTCGAATAACACTCTACTAAATTAGTTGGGTTATATTTTCATGACATTCATTACCAATGTTAGGTTCACCAACAAAGATATTGGTGACAATGTGACACATTTTTTctgttttttattttcattttccgTTTTATTTAGGTAAATGAAAAATACTCATGCAGATCAGTAGATGGAGACATCCACTTCATTACGTTAAAAAGAAATATTGACGAATTAATTAGTAGGTCAAACATAATTATCAAAATTCTAGATATGATATTACATTATTATTTATTAAGGACCAAAAGTGAGgttattccaaaaaaaaaaaaatcaaaagtgaGAATGGTATTTCAATCCGTAGACACGAATAAAAATACGAACCATATATACGGAATATACGATAATTGATTGATGCACAATTTTATTAGAATTTCaatttaaattaattaacagaaagtGGGATAAAACGACTATTTATTCTTTTGATCAACGCTAGCTAACTCCATTTCCTTCTTCGTCTTCTTCGTTGTGAAATTTTCTCTACTTATATCTTTGTACTTTGTGCGAAGCGGCGGGATCCCGGCATCGTGACGACATCTTCTTGCTTTGTCTCTTTGCTCAAAGCTTCTTCATATTTTTCTGTTCATCGAATTATGAGGAGAAATCCTTTATTTATACTGTTAAGGAGACTTGGAATCATAAATGGCTTGAATATAATTTTCTTTTTTTCCCTTCACGGGATGAGCACATAATATAATGTTGATACTATATTGTCATTTTCTCTAATTTTGGTAAGGATTGAACGGTACAACTTGTTTTCCTAGCTACAGAGCTGGTGTTTGGCCAATATATGTCTGTTTTGGATGTCAATATCTTCCATAATGTAATTAACTCaaaatattttttttctcttttcacaTAATATAATCATAAGATTTTTTAGAAGTTGAATATTTGATCCAATATGAATGATTCATTCTTGAATGAAGATCTTTGATTTTATTTCATATTCACGTCATAGTCTGGCTTGATTTGTATTGTTTTTATCCTCATATCTCAATCCTCAATGTTATAATTCATCTCTATCTTGATCCTTATTCCACCATAGATTATTGACGATATCTTTGAGTTCCGAACTTTCGATTGATTTGATTCTTGTGACGTCGGAATCTTAGAAATTAGGGCTACAATTTTCATGTCTTGTATGAGGATTGTCGACCTAACATGACGTGTCATATTCTCATTAGTTGACAAAATTTTGATGCCTACACTATCAATCCTACGTTTCGAAATTAAGTTATGTCAACCTCTATTTATATACTTTAAGAAATAAAAACTGGAGCGTCCTCCATAAAAATGCAGGAATGTTCGATCCTAAATTTCAAAACGAAATTTGAAGTTTCGAAATTTGAAGTACCTTATTCTCACGTATACAATAACAAGAGATACATATTACTCTATATGTGTATTCATTCCAATGGTATGCTTTTGTAAATAAAAATCCAATGGTCCCAaagttgtaaaatatatatataaagcgaGGTTATAAATGGAACAAAGAAGAGTGGGTTTTCGAAAAGAAGGGGCGGGCCGCATACGGAGTTGGCTGGCTTTTATCACGACGGTCGACGAACAAACCAATATTTATTAAGGCAGCCAGTCAGAATCTATTAGACATGTACTTCAGCCAACCATTAGTTGCCACGTGGTGGTCTTGTCGTGCTTCTTTCTAAATACTATTTGACTTTCCAAC
This DNA window, taken from Rutidosis leptorrhynchoides isolate AG116_Rl617_1_P2 unplaced genomic scaffold, CSIRO_AGI_Rlap_v1 contig276, whole genome shotgun sequence, encodes the following:
- the LOC139882491 gene encoding GATA transcription factor 1-like — translated: MDSVACFMDDLLLDFASDIDDDEDNCREKPCSLPYIRIRFSASFSLRLHGEFFGTGKPDSLGRLGVNSDLEFAEEELEWLSNKDAFPSVDEILLQHPNNELSKQQSPVSVLETITSPTSTTTTTTGSATSLITSCCVGLPAPVRKRRSRRRRCENHEPWWRSKELIILKSVTPTANKKSCRVIGGRKCLHCGSQETPQWRAGPMGPKTLCNACGVRFKSGRLVPEYRPASSPTFSNKLHSNSHRKVVEMRKKKEMMGLLLANPISLDKG